The Candidatus Tanganyikabacteria bacterium genome has a window encoding:
- a CDS encoding O-antigen ligase family protein — MLSGASLTAFEGGWRATLQGSVPGRLYRRLRSAAAERIQPYLATSLAARLAPGLSLATLFLLLFLSPLVGTGLNALLVLAAAGCAALLAVTHPATEDAASPLDLPFLILAGILVVAAAASLYPVASAKGLAKLAIYGLAYLVFRDAVRRGGTWAWVPLAGLLGAALLESVYGLYQFRIKVAPLATWEDAESELHLTRVYGTLRNPNLLGGYLVAAIPLGLAGALAWRGLARWIAAGVLVLGPLVLYLTYSRGAYVALGAELGVLALFGLAAGWRRKRTWLLAGLFLCVAAVGLWYAWEHVPAFQARLASIVTPRGDSSNSFRMNVWRATIEMIRDSWYLGVGIGNDAFRHGYALYMISGFEALGAYNIFLEWAAEAGVFACLAFVWLVLAAAARGVEGFALGVARPWAAGAVAALAGLMVHGLVDTVFFRPAVQLPFWLIMAFLAGLPRIDRS; from the coding sequence TTGCTGTCAGGCGCTTCTCTGACCGCCTTCGAGGGCGGCTGGCGGGCGACGCTGCAAGGCTCGGTGCCGGGCAGGTTGTACCGGCGCCTGCGCAGCGCGGCCGCCGAGCGCATCCAGCCCTACCTGGCCACGAGCCTGGCCGCACGCCTGGCGCCCGGCCTGTCGCTCGCCACGCTGTTCTTGCTGCTTTTCCTGTCGCCGCTGGTCGGGACCGGCCTCAACGCGTTGCTGGTGCTTGCCGCGGCCGGGTGCGCGGCGTTGCTCGCCGTGACCCATCCGGCGACCGAGGACGCCGCCTCCCCGCTGGACCTGCCTTTCCTCATCCTGGCGGGAATCCTGGTCGTGGCGGCCGCCGCGTCGCTGTACCCGGTCGCGTCCGCCAAGGGCCTGGCGAAGCTCGCGATCTACGGCCTGGCCTACCTGGTCTTCCGGGATGCGGTGAGGCGCGGCGGGACCTGGGCGTGGGTGCCGCTGGCCGGCCTGCTGGGCGCGGCCCTGCTCGAGTCGGTGTACGGCCTGTACCAGTTCAGGATCAAGGTCGCGCCGCTCGCCACATGGGAAGACGCCGAGTCCGAGCTGCACCTCACGCGCGTGTACGGCACGCTGCGCAACCCCAACCTTTTGGGAGGGTACCTGGTCGCGGCGATTCCCCTCGGACTGGCCGGGGCCCTGGCGTGGCGCGGGCTTGCGCGGTGGATCGCCGCGGGCGTGCTGGTCCTGGGACCCCTGGTGCTGTACCTGACCTACTCGCGGGGCGCGTACGTCGCCCTGGGCGCCGAACTGGGGGTGCTGGCGCTGTTTGGCCTGGCCGCCGGCTGGCGCCGCAAGCGCACGTGGCTACTGGCCGGCCTCTTCCTGTGCGTGGCCGCCGTGGGGCTCTGGTACGCCTGGGAGCACGTGCCGGCCTTCCAGGCCCGCCTGGCCAGCATCGTGACCCCGCGAGGCGACTCCTCCAACTCGTTCCGGATGAACGTCTGGCGGGCCACGATCGAGATGATCCGCGATTCCTGGTACCTGGGCGTGGGCATCGGCAACGATGCCTTCCGCCACGGCTACGCGCTGTACATGATCAGCGGCTTCGAAGCCCTCGGGGCGTACAACATCTTCCTGGAGTGGGCGGCCGAGGCGGGAGTGTTCGCTTGCCTCGCCTTCGTCTGGTTGGTGCTCGCCGCGGCCGCGCGGGGCGTCGAGGGCTTCGCCCTGGGCGTCGCACGCCCGTGGGCGGCGGGTGCGGTTGCGGCGCTCGCGGGTCTCATGGTTCATGGTCTGGTGGACACGGTGTTCTTCCGGCCGGCCGTGCAGTTGCCCTTCTGGCTGATCATGGCCTTCCTGGCCGGTTTGCCGCGGATCGACCGATCATGA
- the rfaE2 gene encoding D-glycero-beta-D-manno-heptose 1-phosphate adenylyltransferase: MTREDGARLVREWQAAGEEVVFTNGCFDLIHAGHVRYLAAARALGDRLVVGLNSDRSVGALKGPDRPILPEEDRAELLAALRAVDAVVIFDEPTASDTLLALRPNVYAKGGDWRPETLPEAPAASAVGARITLLPFHEGRSTTQLIERIKAGSPDK; encoded by the coding sequence GTGACGCGCGAGGACGGGGCGCGCCTGGTGCGCGAGTGGCAGGCGGCGGGAGAGGAGGTCGTCTTCACCAACGGCTGCTTCGACCTGATCCACGCGGGCCATGTGCGCTACCTGGCCGCGGCCCGTGCCCTGGGCGACAGGTTGGTCGTCGGCCTGAACTCGGACCGGAGCGTGGGCGCCCTCAAGGGGCCTGACCGGCCCATCCTGCCGGAGGAGGATCGCGCCGAACTCCTGGCGGCCCTGCGGGCCGTGGATGCCGTCGTGATCTTCGACGAGCCCACCGCTTCGGACACCCTGCTGGCTCTTCGCCCGAACGTGTATGCCAAGGGCGGCGACTGGCGGCCGGAGACGCTGCCGGAGGCGCCGGCCGCCTCGGCGGTCGGGGCGCGAATCACCCTCTTGCCCTTTCACGAAGGGCGCTCCACGACGCAACTCATCGAACGCATCAAAGCAGGGAGTCCCGACAAATGA
- a CDS encoding DUF4330 domain-containing protein, whose amino-acid sequence MIDAEGRLFGRINLLDLGLVVLLSLAILGFGLAKAGRAGLNAKIKGKTAVEVDCFIRGSIADPDSLFRKGDKTFITLRNVPYSAVEVVAIRSSKRTITVPTADGKAVVAVPDPSEPFSRDILVTIREQGAVTDDGVVFGDSKIKVGTPIELEGFKYRLKGSIVDVRTPDLK is encoded by the coding sequence ATGATCGACGCGGAAGGCAGGCTGTTCGGCCGCATCAACCTTCTGGACCTGGGCCTCGTCGTCCTGCTCTCTCTGGCCATCCTGGGCTTCGGCCTGGCCAAGGCCGGACGTGCGGGCCTGAACGCCAAGATCAAGGGCAAGACCGCGGTCGAGGTGGATTGCTTCATTCGCGGCTCCATCGCCGATCCCGACAGCCTGTTCAGGAAGGGCGACAAGACGTTCATCACCTTGCGCAACGTGCCGTACAGCGCCGTCGAGGTGGTGGCGATCCGCAGCAGCAAGCGCACGATCACCGTGCCCACGGCGGACGGCAAGGCGGTGGTCGCCGTGCCCGACCCGTCCGAGCCGTTCTCGCGGGACATCCTGGTCACCATCCGGGAGCAGGGCGCGGTCACCGATGACGGCGTGGTCTTCGGGGACAGCAAGATCAAGGTCGGCACGCCCATCGAACTGGAAGGCTTCAAGTATCGCCTCAAGGGCTCGATCGTCGACGTCCGGACGCCCGATCTGAAGTAG